Genomic segment of Cryptococcus neoformans var. neoformans JEC21 chromosome 5 sequence:
GCGGCAAAAGGTTgatttggagggaagtCTTGTAGCGGGGCGCTCGAAGAAGGTAGCTTCCATAGTCAGCTAGTGCGGCAGAAATCTCTTGCAGTTCAGATTCGTCAAGACCCAAGGAAGGCAAAAGGTTCGCAATGAAAGTTCGAGGAGAAATCGAAGGCAGAAGAGGGACAACAGACACGATTCGAGGAACGTGGCCTATTATTGTTAGCACAAAGAGGAGTCGCCTGATGAATAGATGAACAAACCTCCTCCGCTGCTAGTTGAGAAAAACTTTTGATCCTGAATGACTGCCTGTCTCTTCGCGGTCCTCTTCTGAGCATTGGCATTGAGCCTTGCCTTTTTGGAGTTGCCGAGGGCATTTTTGGTACCATGAGAATGGGCCGAACTAGAAACTTTGCCTGCAAAGAATATGTATCAATATAAGGCACTGCAGGGTGTAAACGATAAGAACCTTTGGCAGCAGCTTTCAAAGAGCCCTTTGAAGCATGCTTTGACTTGAAGCCCTTGTTTGACTATAGCAATGTCAGAAGACCATTGACTGGATGTGGAGAGAGATACTAACCTGTTTGAGAGTGGGACGATGGCTGTGGCCTGACATGTCTAATGGAATGCACGGCACGTGACAGAAGAGTATAGGAAAAGATAATGCTGGAAATGGGAATTGAACTTGGCAGAATGGCAGCCGAATACTTCTCTGTCCACAACCAACACTTCGCTGACCCACATTTTCTGAAAATATTTTGACAGGCGGACATCGCCGTCATAAAGAACGTTATTATTTGTTGCCTCATTCACTGAATACAAGGAAGAGATCGCTCGTTTTCCGCTGCATAACTATTGCGAAAAAAATCTTACTGTCTGAAGTCCTATGGTTAAATGCATGGTCACACTCCTCGACACCATCCACTTTCCTAGTATATGCATATCTGCTACAAAATAATCCCCTTTGAAACCACTGATCAAAGGGTTCCAGAGCAGACCGCTTCGACCCAgtctctctcttttccaacCGTGGTCAAGTTTTCTACTCCCCGTTCCCTTACGACAATGACATCCTCAATCCTTACCCCTCCAATACCCACATATTCCTTCAGTTTGTCCTGGACCACGAATCTGCTTGTCCAGACGCCATGCTCTTCCATTAGCTGAGGGGCAAAATAACAGCCTGGTTCAACTGTGAGAACCATGTTGAGCGTCAAGGGCAAGCGGATACGAAGGAATTTGTAGAGCTTCGAAGGGGTGgaagttgttgttggtggGAGATCTTCGTGAACAAGACGGAGATACTGCAGAGAATCGTGGGTGTCGAGGCCGAGAGAGTGACCAAGCCCatgagggaagaaggcggcAGTGACACCGCTCTGAAGGATGTCTTCTGGAGATCCGGTAAGGATGCCAAGGGAGAGCAATCCATCGATTAACACTTTGTGAGCATGGAGGTGAATAGTGTCCCAGTGAACTCCTGGTTTAACCAGCTCTTCACATTCCTATTTATTGCCGGATTAATGATGTCACTTAGCATCTACCGGCCTTCACTCACTTTTTGCATCCTCAAAACCAATTCGTAAATCTCACCACCCTCCTTTGTGAATTTGCCGCCGTTTCCGATGGGCATTGTCCTCGTGATATCGGAGGCATACCCCTTCCATTCACATCCCGCATCGATCAAGAGTAATTGCGGAAGGAAAGCATCATTGTGCAAAACGGAAGAAATGGGTTGATTATGGTCGTCGCCACAGCAACCACGAGATACTTCATGGGTGAAGGTGACGTCTCCACGTTTACGGGGAATAGATGGGAAAAGACGGTCATTGCAGCTAAATGCTTGTCAGCGTTTCCATTCCGTGGAGATATGTTGACTTACACATAATGAAGTGTACTGGACCGAGTGCCACTTGCCACGATAGGCAAGTAAGCTTGGTCTGTTGCCCTTTATGAAGCGTGAGATTCTAATATAATAGTAAAAGAACTTGAACTCACCCCATACGTTTGCACGTGGCCACAAAGACAGCCTCGGCATCCCTCTCGCTCTCAATTTCCCATTCCTTcactccttccttgccggtcctctctttcaaatCTCTTCCGCCCTTTTCTCTCGCTGATGCGAACCTTCCTAATTCGCGCATTACAACCTCGTGAGCGGCACTGGAAATTCGATTGGCCTGGCGAATCAAATCTATCTCATGTTCGTCCTTTGTGAGACGAGCAATGTGAAGCGCTTTGAACAGATACGACGATTCGAGTCGAAGGCCCGATGTTTGGTCGATCACTTCTGGCAAAGCCGGGTATTCCATAGTCCTAGGAAGTACATGGAGAACCAGCTCGCCATTGCCACTTTTGACAGCCGATCCCAACACTCCGGGGATAGAGCTAGTAAATGTGATATTATCGCTGTCATATACCTGTTTGGCCACTTCAATTGTTGGAGGAGCGACCGACCACATAGTCTCGGCAGGGTCTGCTGCCGGAATGAAAAGATGGTGCTCGATcacggaagaggaagagggcgtggcaggaagggagaagaacacGGCAAGAGAGCAATTGGGGTGAATGATTCCAGAGAGATAGTTGAAGTTGGCTTCTTGGTCTGCCGGCAAGCGTAAGTGCTATAGCACCGAGACGAGCAAAAGACAGTCACGTACGAAAGGGATGTTCATGGTCGGTATCATCTCTGAATAGGGTAGGAGACCCCTGCAAAAAGATCCCATGTAGCTATGGATGTGTATGGTAAGCCAGCAGCCATGTATAAAGCCTGAACGACAAGCGAAGATTGTCGACAACAAAAGGGAAACTAACCTTGCCTCGTTCGTGGTCGGGGATCAGTTTGGCAAGCTCGTGGATCAGCTTGAGAGCATGTGCCCTAGAGGGGTACTTCTGTGCCATGGCGCTTTTACGGGGAGAGTATATGGATATATATGAAAATGAAGGGTTTGATGAACAACGAAATAAGAATTCGTTTATTGTCCGTATCGCCCATGTGGTCCAAAAAGCGAcaaaaagtggaggtgatggaggcCG
This window contains:
- a CDS encoding prolidase, putative yields the protein MAQKYPSRAHALKLIHELAKLIPDHERGKLHGIFLQGSPTLFRDDTDHEHPFHQEANFNYLSGIIHPNCSLAVFFSLPATPSSSSVIEHHLFIPAADPAETMWSVAPPTIEVAKQVYDSDNITFTSSIPGVLGSAVKSGNGELVLHVLPRTMEYPALPEVIDQTSGLRLESSYLFKALHIARLTKDEHEIDLIRQANRISSAAHEVVMRELGRFASAREKGGRDLKERTGKEGVKEWEIESERDAEAVFVATCKRMGATDQAYLPIVASGTRSSTLHYVCNDRLFPSIPRKRGDVTFTHEVSRGCCGDDHNQPISSVLHNDAFLPQLLLIDAGCEWKGYASDITRTMPIGNGGKFTKEGGEIYELVLRMQKECEELVKPGVHWDTIHLHAHKVLIDGLLSLGILTGSPEDILQSGVTAAFFPHGLGHSLGLDTHDSLQYLRLVHEDLPPTTTSTPSKLYKFLRIRLPLTLNMVLTVEPGCYFAPQLMEEHGVWTSRFVVQDKLKEYVGIGGVRIEDVIVVRERGVENLTTVGKERDWVEAVCSGTL